The following DNA comes from Mucisphaera calidilacus.
CTCCACCGACTGCCCGCGACGCTTCGACCGACGCTCGCCAGGCATACCGCCACGCAGAATCTTGCGCGACATCACGTCCAGACGCTCGAGCCTCGCCAGCAACGCGCTCGGCAGCAGTTCACTCTTCACCGCCATTCGCTCACGCTCCGCCCGGCACGCCGGCCGCCTCGGCCGGCAGACTCTCGGTCAGGTCGCCGATCACCATGTCAGGCGTCACGCCCTCCGCCTGACCCTCGAAATTCAGCAGCACACGATGCCGCAGCGATTCCGCCAGCACCCCGCGAATATCCTCGATCGCCAGGTGCACGCGGCCGTCCAGCAACGCTCGCGCCTTGCCCGCAAGTATCAACGCCTGCGCCGCGCGAGGCGAGGCACCAAACCGAACAAACTGACGCACCATCTTCGTCGTGTACTCGCTCTCCGGGTGCGTCGCCAGCACCGCACGCACCGCGTAGTCACGCACGTTCGGCGCCGCGATCACCGAACGCACCAACTGCTGGTGCCCGATGATCGTCTCGGCGTCCAGCACCGACTCGACCGTTGCCTCCACCGAACCCGTTGTCCGGTCAATGATCTCGTGCAGCTCACCACGACTCACAAAACCCACCTCCAGCTTGAACAGGAAACGATCCAGCTGCGCCTCCGGCAGCGGATACGTCCCCTCCTGCTCGATCGGGTTCTGCGTCGCCATCACCAGGAACGGCCGGTCCATCGTGTACGTCCCCCCCGCGCCGCCCGAGACCGTCACACTCCGCTCCTGCATCGCCTCGAGCATCGCCGACTGCGTCTTGGGCGTCGCGCGGTTGATCTCGTCCGCCAGCACGATCTGGCTGAAGATCGGACCCTTGCGGAACTGAAAATCACGCACCGTCCGGCCCGCCTCGTCCTGACCCTCCACCACGATCGTTGTCCCCGTGATGTCCGCGGGCATCAGGTCCGGCGTGAACTGGATCCTTGAGAACGACAGCGACATCGCCTCCGCCAGCGTGCGCACCAGCAGGGTCTTGCCCAACCCCGGCACGCCCTCAAGCAGCACGTGACCGCCCACGAACAACGCCGTCAACGCGCCGTCCACCACCGTGTTCTGACCCACGATCACACGCGTCACCTGCTCGCGGATCCGCCGGTAGTCGTCTCGAAAACGCTCGGCCTGCTCAAGGGTCGCCTCAGGGGGAGTTGGCATCGACATCACACATCCTCACAAAAGAAGGTCACGCTCATCCGTTCCGGCCACGCTTCCGCGCCGCCAGCAATCGCCCGGTCATACTCTTGCTCTCACCCTCAGCCCCCGCCGCCTGATCCTCCGCCGGCCTGGGCCTGGGCTCCTCACGCTCCGCCGCCGCACCCCGCGGCTTCTCGCGCTTCACTGCAGGCTCGACCTCGATACGCGACGGCGCCTCAGCCTGCGCCGCAGGCTCCGAAACCGACTCGGCCTGCTCAACCCGCTCACCGCTTGCCGCCCGCACACGCTTGAGGCTCGCGAGCGTCTGCTTGCTGCGAACCTCACGACGACGACCCGGCGATAACGCCCGACGCACCAGCAACACCAACTCCGAACCGTCCCACGCGATCCGCCGACACGCGATATCCATCAGCAGCACGGGCAACAACGCCAGCAGCAGGTAAGGCCACAACGGCCGCGACCACACCACCGAGAACGGCCGGTCACGATCAAACAGCATCGCCTCCGCACGCTCCGGCTCGATCCAACGCCCACCCGTGATCTCCGCCACCTGTCGCAGCAGGTCCTCGTTCGACGAAAAACTCGACAACTCCGCCCCCGCCGGACGCGTTGCCCCGCCCACCACCAGCCGCGACCCGCCCGCCGGGTCGTCCACGCGAAGCGACACGATGTAACTGCCCTGCTGCTCGGCACGCGCCTCCGCCTCGTACAAACCCGGCCCGACCTGACGAAGCTCCACCGCCTGAGGCTCCTGATCCGGACCGATCACCGCGCCATACACACTCAGGAAGTTCGTGAACGCCCCCGACGACAACGCTCCGGAGTCCGCAGCGTCCAGCCGCATCACCAACCGATCACCCCGACGCTCCGTCGTCAGCTCCAGCTCACGCGACGCCGACGGACGCGCCACCGTGCGCACCAGACGCGACCAGAAGTCCGCGTAACCCGACCAGCTCAGCCACGCCGTCGCCCAGCGGTTGTGCGCATCCGACGTGAACGCCGCCGATCGCCCCAGACCCACCTGCCAGTGAGACAGCAACGGCTCGCCCTCGCTCCCCACCAACGCATTCACCACCCGCGCATCCGGACGCGGCGCCGTCAGCACCAGGCCCTTGAGCTGCGGAAAACCCTGCATACCACGGATAATCGGCGACGAGGCCGAGACAATCCCGGGCGTAAACGGCTCCTCCTTCACCAGGTTCCGACGGATCGTCGTCGCCTCCTTGATGAAGATCTCCGGCAACCGGTTCGCATCCGTCACCGGGTAATACTGACCCCCGCCGGCGACCGCCAGCGTCTCCAGCAGATTGCCGTCGTGACCGTCACCCACACCGATCGTCGAGAGCGTGATCCCCGCCGCCGTCATCTTCCGAACCAACGCGCGATAACTCCCGCCCATCGGTGGCGTCGACTGACCGTCCGTCAGCAGGATGATGTGCTTCAGCGACGTGTCCGCCACCGTCAGCGGCGCAAGCTGTCGATGCGCCATCTTCAGCCCCGTGTAGATGTTCGTCCCGCCGCCCGACTGGATCGACCGAACCTTCTTCGCGATCACGTCGGCATCACGGTTGACCTGCAGCGGAACCACCGACGTCGCGCCGCCGTCAAACGCCACCACGCCCACCATGTCCTGCGGATAAAGCGTCGACAACGCCAGCACCGCCGCCTCGTTCGCCAACTCCTGCTGCGTGTAACCCGTCCCCCCGACCTGCGAACTCATCGACCCCGAACGGTCGATCACCAGCACCAGCGCCCCCGTCGGCATCATCGTCTGCGACGGGATCTCACACCGCACCGGCAGAATGTTCCGATCCAGAATCGAGTGCGTCCAACCGCCCGCACCAAAACTGTTCGGCCCACCCACCATCACCAGCCCGCCACCGACGTCGTGCACGTAACGCGCCAGCACCTGCTGCTGAGCCAGACTCACCTGATCC
Coding sequences within:
- a CDS encoding VWA domain-containing protein, whose protein sequence is MSFDYPERLMLLLLALPMVWLGVVGMTGFDPVRRWVAIGLRLIVLLLLVGSLAGARSVWGQDTLTVVAVVDQSESVRTFATPAQGESAVPVTYEGWVADELSRLSGDRRADDRLAVVTFDRRPTVRRIPSAVTGVSTDVFGVPETGSDLAAALRSAVAMFPPDSGRRIVLVSDGNHTAEAGADTVQTTASVLAAAREARGLGIPVDVLPISYRVRDEVRVDAVVTPAEARQGQTVPVRVVLRATRPASGTIVLRQGGRSLDLNGIAEGVGVRVASSHWTAETNLSENENDATRYVLVRQVDVPLEDAGAARFEAIFEPAARGDTVVANNRAEGFTLVQGQGRILIVDDVGGNSGLVLPRALAEHGIDTDVVRPDAMPVRLDGFQRYDAVVLQDVSADQVSLAQQQVLARYVHDVGGGLVMVGGPNSFGAGGWTHSILDRNILPVRCEIPSQTMMPTGALVLVIDRSGSMSSQVGGTGYTQQELANEAAVLALSTLYPQDMVGVVAFDGGATSVVPLQVNRDADVIAKKVRSIQSGGGTNIYTGLKMAHRQLAPLTVADTSLKHIILLTDGQSTPPMGGSYRALVRKMTAAGITLSTIGVGDGHDGNLLETLAVAGGGQYYPVTDANRLPEIFIKEATTIRRNLVKEEPFTPGIVSASSPIIRGMQGFPQLKGLVLTAPRPDARVVNALVGSEGEPLLSHWQVGLGRSAAFTSDAHNRWATAWLSWSGYADFWSRLVRTVARPSASRELELTTERRGDRLVMRLDAADSGALSSGAFTNFLSVYGAVIGPDQEPQAVELRQVGPGLYEAEARAEQQGSYIVSLRVDDPAGGSRLVVGGATRPAGAELSSFSSNEDLLRQVAEITGGRWIEPERAEAMLFDRDRPFSVVWSRPLWPYLLLALLPVLLMDIACRRIAWDGSELVLLVRRALSPGRRREVRSKQTLASLKRVRAASGERVEQAESVSEPAAQAEAPSRIEVEPAVKREKPRGAAAEREEPRPRPAEDQAAGAEGESKSMTGRLLAARKRGRNG
- a CDS encoding AAA family ATPase, encoding MPTPPEATLEQAERFRDDYRRIREQVTRVIVGQNTVVDGALTALFVGGHVLLEGVPGLGKTLLVRTLAEAMSLSFSRIQFTPDLMPADITGTTIVVEGQDEAGRTVRDFQFRKGPIFSQIVLADEINRATPKTQSAMLEAMQERSVTVSGGAGGTYTMDRPFLVMATQNPIEQEGTYPLPEAQLDRFLFKLEVGFVSRGELHEIIDRTTGSVEATVESVLDAETIIGHQQLVRSVIAAPNVRDYAVRAVLATHPESEYTTKMVRQFVRFGASPRAAQALILAGKARALLDGRVHLAIEDIRGVLAESLRHRVLLNFEGQAEGVTPDMVIGDLTESLPAEAAGVPGGA